The Musa acuminata AAA Group cultivar baxijiao chromosome BXJ3-6, Cavendish_Baxijiao_AAA, whole genome shotgun sequence region TTATCTTCTCTTCCTGACCTCTCATGGACTCGGTTAACAGCGGGAGCCTTCAGTCCTCCAGCGGCGAAGGCAATGAGTTCAACTCAAGCAGTGCCGACTCCCTTTCTGCCTTCTTCCGATCCACCGCCGCTGCCGCGCTTCCGCCTCCGCAACCGCCACCGCCCTCCTCCTCGGTCCACAACCACCACTTCTTCGACCCCATCTCCTACCTCGACTCCATCACCTCCACCACCCCCTCCTGGCCGCCTCGCGCCCTCCGCGCCTCCCATAATGTCGGCGTCTTTCCCTCCATCACCACCACCCCCTCCTGCTCCTCGCCCGACGTCAACTACCCGAcgccggtgcaaccgcccgaccAGTCCGCCGCCGCGCCACGGAGCTCGAAGAAGCGGTCGAGAGCCTCACGCCGGGCGCAGACGACGGTGCTGACCACCGACACCTCCAACTTCCGCGCCATGGTGCAACAATTTACCGGCATACCATCTCCTCCGTTCGACATCGCCCCCACCGCTACGTCTTCGTCCCCCTTTGCCAGATCACGCCTCAACGTCTTCCGTTCCGCTGCTGCCTTTGGATCCACCTCtgcccctccgccgccgcctttCCTCCTCCGGCCCTTCCAGCCTAAGGTCCAAGGTTCTACCTTAACTACAACTACCACTACTGTTACCACTGCCACCGCCATCTGTTCTTCTTCTACTACCACTGGTTCTAACGCTAGCACAAGCTTTGCTGCTACTAACAGTACTATCTTCGATTCCAGTCTCAGTGCCTCAGCTCGAATTTCTACTACTAGTAGTAGTGCTAATCCatctaataacaacaacaactacCAATTGCCTTCACCTACTCTTGCATATGGCAGCAAAAGCCAACCACTTCTGAGCACCCAAAACCACATGCTTACCTTGCAATCCCTTCTCCACGCAAAGTGCACAAAGCCTCAAATTCCTATGCCGTCAGCCGAGCAATCGAGATGGACCAACGGGTACCCAACAGAGGCCGGCGATCGTGCTCGGTCGAGTCCGATCTCTGCAGGAAACTCCAGTGGCTCGCAGCAAGGAATGAGCAGTTGCAAGCTGAACTACTTGGCGCCGGGTTCATCGGAGTGCAGTGCGGAGCAAGGGTCGGAGCGCGCCACAGCGTCGAGGAGTGAAGGTGCGATGGACTCCTGGATTTTTTCTTCAGATTAGCAGATAGAGAAGACTTTGTCGTGGAGGCAAAGAGGAAGCAGATTAGGGCTCTTGACTGCATCTGTTATTCAACTGCTAAGGCACTTTGCATCCATGACTCGTTTTATCTTTCATAGATTGTGTATATGAATATAGGATTTCTCTTGTGAGATATCTTGATGGCCATTTTTGTATCCAAGGAAGACATGTCTGAGAACAGTGGTGGAGGGTAAAAGACAATGCTCTTTCAgatggaagagagagaaagacacTGTGGTGCAGTAGTGCAACTGTGTCATGCTTGGTCGAGTAGGAAAGATTTGTGTTGCATCATGTCGTTCCTTGGTTTCAACGACTGTTATAATATATGTGAGTTTGGATCATGTTGTGGGAGTGATTGGTGGCGAGATTTGGGGAATCATGAGCAGAATCTCTAGGTGTTAGAACAGGAATACCTCCAGGCTTAAAGAAATGAGCGAAGGGAAACTTCCTTTGGAACTGCTCCACATGAAGTGTTCCCCAAGAACGCACTCCACCCAATAAACAACAGCAGTCCCAACCACCATCTGTCTATCGGAAACAATGAATCAAGAGAAGGCCATGCATTAGCTTAATGTTATAACTtctctggagagagagagagagagagagagagagagagagagaccaaagTCAACTTCTGCTACGGCTGTTCATTGGTAGCGTTTCCGGAGACTAGTATCCAACATAGCATTCTTCCCCTATGCGAGTCGAAGATCTCACTGAGCTCAGTCAGAACCCCATTCCCGTTCCCATTCCATCACCAGCATACCTGTGTCTCGGGTATCAGATACATCATGCTTGGAAGCGTATGGATCATCAGATCAGTAATATATCCACAAACGCGACTTCTTGCATCATATTTCTGAAGGGACCAAAAGTTCGAAAAGAAGGATGAATTGAGACCACACGGGTCACTGTCCCCTTGAGAATAAAATCCAACACTGTTTCCCTTGTTCCAAGATATGTCAATCTCTGATCATGTTTTCTTCTCTGAGAACGAGGGAGATGTGTACCGTAGGCATGATACCAAGTATCCTTCTCGCACTTCTTTTCAGAATGATCTGGACAGCTGATTAGCCATGGGGTTATGGGAAGATTGAGCAATGAGGTGAGAGGGAGATGTGCATACCTTTCAAGCACAAAGTTGATTGATTTAACAAAAGTGGGAATAATAATGGGTGTCACATGAAATCATAGTGGCCATGGCAGGGAATAATCTGTTCTCTCGCAATGATGTCTCACTTCCCCCCCTCCCCTTGTGGGTCTTGTGAGGCAGACTGTTGAGTCTTTGCTCAAGGCAGGGTGTGGGGGCTCTCCCAACTCCCCCAGCCAAACACCGGCCCTCCCTCCTCAGAAGTCCTACAAGTTAGAGCCAACCTAAAAGATACAAAGCTTTTCAGTTCTTGCTGAAAAGGCTGACAAGAAGTGGAAGCCACACTCCACCCTCTAAGAAAAGCATTTACTCATGCACCAGCATTTGGTGTGATACAGCAAACAAGAATTACTGGAAAGATGTGAATGGGCAGCTCCTGCCATCCATTTCTCTCACCTTCTTATTCATCAGTTTAACTTGTAGATCTGAACTGATAGAACCACAAATTTATCTTTACTTCAATTTACAGTCCACCTGATATGACATCTAATAATTTTGGAGGGCATAACAATCATGAATTTTGCTGAGGATATTTACTTTATGAACTAGCAAATGTACTCTATGACAAACCCCAAAATGAAAGCAGACTGCAAGCTGACCAGAGCAGGCCAGTGAATAAGATCCTAGCATTTGACTTGTAGCTTAGACTAACAATGCCTGGTTTGACCAGACCAGAGACAAGTCTAGAGACATTGCTTGACTGGTCAACTGAGATGGATAATTCACAATTTTTTTTCtagattttcttttggttttagcTTCTTCTACATACATATTATGTCTCAAAGCTATACCCTACTTACTAGAACTCAGAAAGGTAAAATCACCATGAAGCTTGTCAAATGATCTTTTCTGAGCAGTTAGATGGCTATTTCCCTGCAGAATAATAGTCAAATTTGCCTGACAAGATGGAGAAAGGATGTGAATTGGTTATCTCTGATAAAATGCAGACTGGCAGCAGAGTCTATCAGTGGACTCCTCAATGACAAAAAGCCAATTGAAAGAAACTTGAAACTGCTGATGGAGAAGGCATGTATCACAGTCATTCCAGTTAAGACACATTGGTAGCAGAGTCTTAGTAGTGGGCTGCTTGATCACATAATGCCAATTACAAGATAGTTCAAACTGAGATTAGTAGCTCACCATGGTTGTGGGATCCTCATGTGAACAAATAATTATGTTGGAAAGATTGGTAGGCTTCACAGTGCATAATGAATGGGGAAAACCTCCAACCATTGATTTCATAAGATTGTGAAATTGAATGtacagaaagaaagagagaaaaaaacaaGAGGAGAAAACCCAAATAAAAAATGCTTTGACAGAACAAAATAAAAGGGGCACCCTAGTCACAAGAAACTGCAGCAATGCAAGATTGATGGTTTGGATTATCTGagatttttattgttattttgGCTTTTTTGGGTGTAAAAAACAGTTCTAACAATGTGAAAAAGAATGCAAAGAACAAAACTACATAACAGAGAAACTCTATATGAAAAGTAGATGATTTCAATAAGAAATTTGAGGAAGATATCCTGGATTTACCTTCATAAACTCTTTTATTCTACAATGATGACTAGAAGCCTATCAGTCACTCTCACCTTATTCTATGATTACATATACAAAAGTGACTCTGTTGCTTTTTCAtattaaatcatcaagacacATGACACTCTTATACATGACCATCAGTACAATTGAATCATTAGCCCTAATTCATATTTGTCTTATCTTTTTGACAATGTACCACAACTTTgaccaagacttagaaagaacttGTATAAAAACCTAAGCAAAATTCCTGGTGATGAAAGGtccaaaataaaatttcaagtctTGCTTCAGTCCAGTTATGAGTTCTCATGGCAAAGAAAACTAAAAGTTTTATACAAAAGGTAAAGAATTTGGACAATTAATTAAATGAAAAGCTCATTTTTTATCTTTAAGAAGCATGAGAAAGAATAAAAGCTCTCCAATAAGTTCACATCTCCCTTTGATTTGGTTGATGAGACTCCTATCTACTAGCTCACAACCTTCTTTGTCCTATGTACATAGGATGTGACATAGGTAAAGGATGCAGggaattttttttgtttagatATGAAGGGAGTAGAATCTACTAGGTTTTAGGAAAGTACATAGtgatctttctttttcactcctttgatttttattttatgaagttGTCTAATAATTCATCAATGTACACTTGATGATTTGGAATTGCATGCTAAACTACAAATGCAAGTATATGGGTGTTTTTAAGTCTTGAATTCATCTCTACTACTCTACTGTAAGAAATCAACGTAGAgttacatagtagcaagcttaGTTTCATCATGCAACAATAACAAGCCATAATTTTCAGGATTTATTCTCACTAAATCAACATTTATTAGGGATGATTTTCCTACATAAGATATACTAAATTCTTACTAATACTTACAAGGAATGTGcattttttgataaaagaaatACAAGAAGAAAGACAAAGGAGAGGAATTCTGAATCATATGAACAAAACTAAGCTTATAGGCCAAACAAAGTATCCAATTATTTGTCCAAAATCAAATTAATCAATAATTTCCCAAGAATGTTTTCTTTTATTAAATTATCAATTAattcttaaattattttttattggttTAGGAACAAGTAATTTGTCACTATCCATTAATTCTAAAAATAGTTTTAGCATATCAAATGTAATCTGAAACCCAAAATCCTCAATCTCTTCTCATCAATACCATCTTATTTTTGGGGGCAACAAGTCATATTTATCCCAATTGCTATCAATCAAACAAGATATGTAGTAAAGTAAAAACCATATTTCACTTAaacatcatgattttgatttactAACATATTAACTAACATTTTAACAttatgcttttgatataaaaatctATATCCTAATTAGCATAATATTTCTGTTGAGATAATCGAGTGCATTAGTATGATGTTATACAAGTGATATGTCTCATGTTGGAGTTACATTTGAGTATATAATCTGatgtaacatttttttttttaaatgactgTCATAACAATTATAGGTAATTAAAATTTGGGCAACTAAAAATCCATTTTAACCTTAAATCCTCATCTCTTTATTAATAGGATATTAATAcactattattttaaattattttattaattaaaaaataatttgagtcTCTCATCAAAATTTAATAGGAAATTAAACAAGCAATTATAAGAGTAATCCAATTTGAGTTAGGAGAGTCACAAAGAGAAGCTTTTAAATCCATAtttacacacacacaaaaaagcgTAGATCGTGTTCGACCCACAGTGTAAGAGCAACTATTGGGACCCACAGTGTTCGACCACTCAGCATAAGGGTAGCTAGTGACGGGTAGAATAATTCCGCTTCTAGATACAGACTGGTGGCGGCAGAGCAACAGAGTCTGTCCGGTCCCGGTGAAACTAGCGGCGGTCGTGGGGTGCGACGACGAGGTGGGGACGGCGCTTCAGGCCTCGCCCAAGGGTCTCAGCTCCCTCACTCTCTTCCGCTCCTTCGTCCAGTACTCCTTCTACACCCCGGGTACACGCCCACCCGCTGCTCTCGGCGCCTTCCTCTGGCCCTCGGCCACCTTCCTCCAGGTGCGTGCCTGAAGATTTACCTTCATTTGTAAGTCAGATTTTAGTCGGTATGACTTGATGTCGGTGGGTTTGCTTCGTTAAGATCTGGAAATGCGGAGGTGATTTTGGCTCCAAAAAATTGGATCTTGTAGTTTGCATTAATTCCTGTTTTTGCATCTGCTAACATAATTCAACTATGTGGGTTCAGTGTATCTGACAAATAATGTATGACACACATAGAAGTCCTTTGTTCAATCATTTCTTGCTTATAGCTATTTTCCAAAAAATAAAGTTTGGACGCAGCTGTTTTGGTTGACGATTGAACATAATGTTAGAGTTGCTGATGAATATTATGTAGTTTGTAGGACTGACAACATAGAATTGGATCCAAATTGGAGGATAGGAAGAACTTAGACTATTTCATTTCATTCTTCTTGGTTGTCGCCTTCTTCAATTGCTTGCCTTACGAAAAAAAATGTCTAAACCCAATCTGGCTTGACGACTATGATAAACAGGAATTGTTGTCATCAGATCTTTATTCCTTCGACTTACTTTCTCCGAAACCATCAAAAATTTCCTTAGCCAACTTGCTTGAGAAGTGGCAATCGATGTTGAAACATTTTCGACTTCTACAAAAGATTGTGTCACTGTTATTACTGCATTTTTAAACTCGAAGAAAATATACCTAAACCAATATCTAACATAACTAAAAGTTCCCTTCATATCATTATTATGTCCACCAAAAAATCCAGTCAACTATTTAATAGATGGAATTATATGAATCAACCGGTTGGATGGGAAGAGAGTTATAACGTTTTTACCGAAGAAAGCTAATCCTATTTGTTAAAAATATGCAAAGGATTCATTTTACGGAATCACAAACTCAGTTGTCCGCAATCAATAAAAGATATGTTGTATTTGTAGCACCATCAAATTATGTGGAACCAGTCATTAAATAATGAATACAAGGTCATTGGAATCATATCATGAACTATGTAGCTTTTCGTCTTTGGTCATATAATGATACTTTTGATCACTTTCCACTGGGTTTTCTGATGCACTGAGCTGCAAACCTTAGGAGATAAAACATACTCCAATAATGTTGTTATAGATTAAATCAATGATGGTTCCATCTGAATGAAGTGCATGCCAGCACAAGTGAAAGATCTGGTCAAGTTGGCAACGTTGTCATGAAAAATCACATTATTATTCTTGCACAGGGACCATGGAATCATTGCCATCGTAGGCCCTCTCACTGGATTTGTAATGTCTTCTGTTCCAACTTCACCAGGAGGAGAGTTAGGTCGAAAGATATGGGACCTCTCAGAAATCCTTTTTCGAGCTTTAGATCTGTCGTGGGTAACTTCTGGCTCCTGCTTTCCTCTGTGAGCATTCTTGTTATTGATCTTGTATCATGACCTCTCTACTGAAATGGTGCACCCTTTCTTGTTCTCATCATGGGAAATGGCCATCTTTTGGAATGGACCAGCTACCAATATGCATGTTAGGCAATCTAGTCTTATACtgcttttttaaatatatttattagaaTTTAAATGAAGTAGCATAATCATGAAGATTATGAACAAAATTGTTAATATGACAATCTAACGTAAACTGCATATCAATCCTGACaaccaaattatcatttttttcctTTGGATTTTTCTGCTTACTAATTTAAAGTTCAATAAAACACGATTCACGTGTTCTTGATTAGGACTTCATGAAGAAGAGAATTCTTTTGccaattctattatttttatgAGACAAATGCCTAATTCTCCAGCATCGATAGTAATTGCATGGGGAGGATGCCCGAACTAAATTCACATAAATGATGATATGTTGAGAGTTACTAATTGTATTCAGTCATTTCATATTTACTTATCTACAAAATTCCTTATTTGTATGACAATTTTGTCTTTGGTGCGTGCAGCCCTCCATTTCCAGAACTTGTTCTACAGATAACAAGGTTTTGTACACATGAAATGGATAGATTCCTAAGCTCCAGATTGGCTTCATGTGCTACGCTGCTGGTTGATGATTAGCTTCCCCATTGATGAATACATGGATACAGGTGTAGGTCAGACTGTTATAATCCCACAGCTTAGGTTGATGTAACATAGACCAACATGAATTTATCCAACCCAACTCTTTAATCTCTAAACATGAACAATCTTATCTTTTCCCTACTCATTTGGATTACACAAGAAGTTCTTTTAGTCATACATGTGAGGTCAAATTTTCTTTTGTTGTGTCCTTAAATCTCGTCTTCTTCTCTATGGGAATCTTCGATCTGTGTGACCTTTTGATGTCTTTATTTGTGCTTCTTGACTCCACATATCTGATCTTTAACCTTTTGTGTCTTCTAGTTGGCCTTTCCTGATCCTTGACATTGTTGCAGTTGCAGGACTTTTTTATCTTATTAATAATGCAGCAGTTATTTCAGTTTACAATCTCTGGACTCAGCTGATACAAGTAAAATATTGTTTTTGGACTTCAAACTTCAAAGTGTGTGCTCTTTCCAATAGCTCCAATCTGTTTGTGTTCTATTCTTTATTCTATTGCAACTTTTATTTGAAAAATGGATATTGGTCAGTGCTGTCAATATAAAGTCCAAAAAAAAGTGTCTGCAAAAGAGTGTCAATGAATGTGATGTTAGGTTCAAACCATTTTTTACTTTTTGTTTCATATCATACAATCTTATGTCTCTGTACAAAAGCTATAAACTTTCTTTAAATCACTTGctaatttcattttcttttctcTGGTACTGCTGCCTCAATTGCACTGAAAGCTCCAATTTTTTGGTCAAAGGTACTGTTTCATGCAAGGATAATGTGACTTGTTGTAGTTGGTGGAATTCAGTCTCAAGTTGCTGCTTAACTTAGAAGCTAAATGAGGTCCTGAGACAATAACTTGTCTGTAAAGTCTAGGTTATGACCTGGTATCATTTTGTAGGGCAGAGGGGAGAAGAAGACATCACACGAACCACATGCTAGCTTTGATCCCAACAACACCCAGAAAACCTGAGCCATCTCCCTGCACAAGGATTATGCCAGTACAGAACCTACTCTATT contains the following coding sequences:
- the LOC135640720 gene encoding uncharacterized protein LOC135640720, which encodes MDSVNSGSLQSSSGEGNEFNSSSADSLSAFFRSTAAAALPPPQPPPPSSSVHNHHFFDPISYLDSITSTTPSWPPRALRASHNVGVFPSITTTPSCSSPDVNYPTPVQPPDQSAAAPRSSKKRSRASRRAQTTVLTTDTSNFRAMVQQFTGIPSPPFDIAPTATSSSPFARSRLNVFRSAAAFGSTSAPPPPPFLLRPFQPKVQGSTLTTTTTTVTTATAICSSSTTTGSNASTSFAATNSTIFDSSLSASARISTTSSSANPSNNNNNYQLPSPTLAYGSKSQPLLSTQNHMLTLQSLLHAKCTKPQIPMPSAEQSRWTNGYPTEAGDRARSSPISAGNSSGSQQGMSSCKLNYLAPGSSECSAEQGSERATASRSEGAMDSWIFSSD